The following proteins are co-located in the Methanoregula sp. UBA64 genome:
- a CDS encoding nitroreductase family protein, which produces MEAREALMTRRSVRKYKKEQIPDAVLAEILKAGTYAPSALALQPWAFVVVQDQEFLNKVSEYAKPIMIAHMKDAHDGMSDAFRAMLESPGYSIYYHAPTVILIAGKTASRFKEIDCSLCAQNMMLAAHALGIGSCWIGSTEVAYENRELMAGFRIPEGYSPVGTIVFGYPDETPEAHDKHPAKVTWVR; this is translated from the coding sequence ATGGAAGCACGCGAAGCACTCATGACACGCCGCAGTGTCAGGAAATACAAAAAGGAGCAGATACCGGACGCAGTTCTTGCAGAGATCCTCAAAGCGGGGACGTACGCACCGTCTGCCCTCGCCCTCCAGCCGTGGGCATTTGTGGTGGTGCAGGATCAGGAATTCCTAAACAAGGTCTCCGAATACGCCAAACCCATCATGATTGCGCACATGAAGGATGCGCACGACGGGATGTCCGATGCGTTCCGGGCAATGCTCGAAAGCCCCGGGTACTCGATCTACTACCATGCCCCGACCGTTATTCTGATCGCCGGGAAGACCGCGAGCCGGTTTAAGGAGATCGACTGCTCGCTCTGCGCACAGAACATGATGCTTGCCGCCCATGCGCTTGGCATCGGCAGCTGCTGGATCGGCTCGACCGAGGTTGCCTATGAGAACCGGGAGCTCATGGCGGGTTTCCGTATCCCTGAGGGGTACAGCCCGGTGGGAACGATTGTGTTCGGGTACCCGGACGAGACGCCGGAGGCGCACGACAAGCACCCCGCGAAGGTGACATGGGTCAGGTAA
- a CDS encoding nitroreductase family protein: protein MRKYRPDPVPETEIKKILDAANQAPSAMNRQQWEFIVVTKTETIRELGISFGAVIEELTRNLPASSGHGSLSREEFIRFAETYGGAPVAIVVLTDRVDTEDFRRANLESASAAMENLLLAATALGLGTCWMTGPLQDGKALRRILSIPDTKELVAVTPLGYPAEVPPAPARIDPDLVQKVRWVR, encoded by the coding sequence GTGCGGAAGTACCGGCCGGACCCGGTGCCGGAAACGGAGATCAAAAAGATCCTCGATGCGGCGAACCAGGCCCCGTCTGCCATGAACCGCCAGCAGTGGGAGTTTATCGTGGTGACCAAAACGGAGACGATCCGGGAGCTGGGAATCTCCTTCGGGGCAGTTATTGAAGAGCTGACCCGGAACCTCCCCGCTTCTTCCGGCCACGGCTCCCTGTCCCGGGAGGAGTTTATCCGGTTTGCCGAGACCTATGGCGGTGCCCCGGTGGCGATCGTGGTCCTGACCGACAGGGTGGATACCGAAGATTTCCGCAGGGCAAACCTGGAGAGTGCGAGCGCTGCGATGGAAAACCTCCTTTTGGCCGCTACTGCGCTCGGGCTTGGCACCTGCTGGATGACCGGGCCGCTGCAGGACGGGAAGGCATTGCGCCGGATCCTTTCCATTCCCGATACAAAAGAGCTCGTAGCAGTCACGCCGCTCGGGTACCCGGCAGAGGTGCCCCCGGCGCCGGCCCGGATCGATCCAGACCTTGTGCAGAAGGTCCGGTGGGTAAGGTAA
- a CDS encoding YHS domain-containing protein, giving the protein MATDPVCFMIVDEENNPFVSTYKGTDYYFCCNYCKKQFDADPKRYSRILADVNVDLTGC; this is encoded by the coding sequence ATGGCCACCGACCCGGTCTGCTTTATGATCGTTGATGAGGAGAACAACCCGTTTGTGAGCACCTACAAAGGAACCGACTATTATTTCTGCTGCAATTACTGCAAGAAGCAGTTCGACGCAGACCCGAAGAGGTACAGCCGGATCCTCGCCGATGTGAATGTGGACTTAACCGGGTGCTGA